A genomic window from Cotesia glomerata isolate CgM1 linkage group LG7, MPM_Cglom_v2.3, whole genome shotgun sequence includes:
- the LOC123268530 gene encoding cuticle protein 21-like — MAFKFVTLFALLAAANAGFIPAHQPLAYAAAPVLAKTINAEDDPHPQYNFNYDVQDATTGDFKSQYESRDGDSVQGSYSLLESDGTRRTVDYTADGINGFNAVVRKEPAQVAVKSVAPAAVAVKSAPVAYAAPAAYATHYAAPAAYTTHYAQPAAYATHYAQPAAYATHYATPAVAKLAAPVAYAAPAAIATHPVAKIATPVAAYAAPTAYSTHYAQPLAYTTHYANPAIAKVAAPVSYAAPAAYAAHYAAPAAYATHYAAPAAYAKVAAPLAYHAPAAYTTYSAPAALYHH, encoded by the exons ATGGCATTCAAG TTCGTAACCCTGTTCGCTCTGTTGGCGGCTGCCAACGCTGGATTCATCCCAGCTCACCAACCACTGGCCTACGCGGCGGCTCCAGTTCTGGCCAAAACCATCAACGCTGAAGACGACCCTCATCCTCAATACAACTTCAACTACGACGTCCAGGATGCGACGACCGGCGACTTCAAGAGCCAATACGAGTCCCGCGACGGAGATTCAGTCCAAGGCAGCTACAGCCTCCTCGAATCTGACGGAACACGCAGAACTGTCGACTACACCGCAGACGGTATCAACGGATTCAACGCCGTCGTCCGCAAAGAACCCGCTCAAGTTGCCGTGAAATCCGTAGCACCAGCTGCCGTTGCAGTCAAATCCGCTCCAGTCGCATACGCTGCACCCGCTGCATACGCCACCCACTACGCTGCGCCCGCAGCCTACACCACCCACTACGCCCAACCAGCTGCCTACGCTACTCACTACGCCCAACCAGCTGCCTACGCTACCCACTACGCTACACCAGCAGTTGCTAAGCTCGCTGCACCAGTCGCCTACGCCGCTCCTGCTGCCATCGCCACCCACCCCGTCGCCAAAATCGCCACCCCAGTCGCTGCATACGCTGCACCTACAGCCTACTCTACTCACTACGCTCAACCCCTAGCCTACACCACCCACTACGCCAACCCAGCCATCGCTAAAGTAGCTGCCCCAGTTTCTTACGCCGCCCCCGCTGCATACGCTGCTCACTACGCTGCACCAGCTGCATACGCTACCCACTACGCCGCACCTGCAGCCTACGCCAAAGTTGCAGCTCCTCTGGCCTACCACGCACCAGCTGCTTACACCACGTACTCCGCCCCTGCTGCTCTTTACCAccactaa
- the LOC123268486 gene encoding structural maintenance of chromosomes protein 6 gives MGTQVHTRTKRKICDPDEAQDPKRARGDSETDFEPVQETRTAGKILSMHLRNIMCHESLRVDFNPNVNFIIGKNGSGKSAIISAIAIVFGARANVTQRANSLNKLIRDHCDRASIEIVVSNVGPLAFKPELYGDSIKITRIIGQGAKYTMANSRSKVISKSKIELERMKTCMNIQIENPISVLNQNKSSNFLMNANESDLYELFMQSTQLSIINDNYKSAVLECQETSRILEDTSKQLNVERKEIEALENNLRRLAALDNTRAEYDAVQVELKWALAIMEEDNLEMHENRVKTYQEKVRQFEDVHQDSGTKIKNINTELEKLNARLDEIELESQTSREAYVKAKAGYQNKKEEVGSKDREIKQCLKQIQKYKEDISTYINEIERLEGGSSQAEMKRNEQRQKAAQLKEKFAEIEALLNTTKTDLSHLETTKVQYEKEDHLAKMDADKKASDSSRIAAQLQNFQKSGGTTNVFGRNMERLKRRVDEEHNRGRFLQKPIGPIGEFIKVKDPTWIPAVENILAPLSAFCADNGQDAKLLGNIIQEIYGKETRPTIFCSKFHNRVHDVSRKCVRDQNYSNLFDIMEISNTVVANCIIDQKEPECLLLIPTSEAAKELLSKARNVPRNCKRATTKKGDIFFPDPMYRTYGGKVGKANFLQVSTTEVIQRLKEEYVAAEEEKKIAYNDYKVKHDQLLVNIKSCSELQAKIKDLSILKERVRRQIADLEEALQEDLNDNCAVFKADKLKLEALLKGKENEHAKLLEEKAQIENELKKLAVELKACQKNTATRGDKVAEVNEKIQKLQAERAQINSSFSGVKKRIESTRQELDTALEECNKQRQRTSNVVNAAQRVGERIQTQRSPTQLQRLIQVLGTEIERVQHDVGSKEELENLLVLKQKKSADIIELHNGLQKVNRQHHRRVDQRREEFQKMKKFMARKVKQEFLNIISLRHFDGSLIVDYINKKVKLEVIPSTTDKQASNAVHTLSGGERSYSTAAFVLALWECTTLPFYFLDEIDVFMDKVNRKTVYDLLLHHASIHPERQFGFLTPLDASIFKGSATVKILRLAPPNRGTQSQSQTQQPTQQNQEDD, from the exons ATGGGTACCCAAGTTCACACACGCACCAAGCGAAAAATTTGCGACCCAGATGAAGCTCAAGATCCAAAAAGGGCCCGCGGGGACTCTGAGACTGATTTTGAACCTGTTCAGGAAACT AGAACAGCTGGGAAAATTCTAAGCATGCATCTGCGTAATATAATGTGCCATGAATCGCTGCGAGTCGATTTTAATCCCAACGTCAACTTTATTATCGGAAAAAATGGAAGCGGCAAAAGTGCTATCATATCCGCGATAGCTATTGTATTTGGTGCACGTGCTAATGTCACACAGCGAGCTAATTCATTGAAta agTTGATCAGAGACCATTGCGACAGAGCAAGCATCGAAATCGTAGTATCCAACGTTGGACCATTGGCGTTCAAACCTGAGTTGTATGgtgattcaataaaaataactcgTATTATTGGCCAGGGAGCAAAATACACGATGGCTAATTCTCGAAGCAAAGTTATATCAAAAAGCAAGATTGAATTGGAACGAATGAAAACTTGTATGAATATACAAATAGAGAATCCGATTTCCGTCTTGAATCAGAACAAGTCATCTAATTTTCTAATGAACGCTAATGAGAGTGATCTATACGAATTATTTATGCAGTCAACTCAATTATCAATCatcaatgataattataaatcagCCGTATTGGAGTGTCAGGAGACGAGTCGCATTCTTGAAGATACGTCAAAGCAATTAAACGTTGAACGAAAAGAGATTGAAGCCCTGGAAAATAATTTGCGCAGATTAGCTGCGTTGGATAATACACGCGCAGAATATGATGCTGTCCAGGTCGAATTAAAATGGGCTTTAGCGATAATGGAGGAGGATAATTTAGAGATGCATGAGAACCGGGTTAAGACGTATCAAGAAAAAGTAAGACAATTTGAAGATGTTCATCAGGATAGCGGAACCAAGATTAAGAATATAAATACTgagttggaaaaattaaacGCTAGACTCGATGAAATTGAATTAGAATCCCAGACATCACGTGAAGCCTATGTAAAAGCTAAAGCCGGTTATCAAAACAAGAAAGAAGAAGTCGGGAGCAAGGATCGAGAGATTAAACAGTGCTTGAAGCAGATTCAAAAGTACAAAGAAGATATTTCCACTTATATCAACGAAATTGAACGTTTAGAAGGCGGTAGCAGTCAAGCTGAGATGAAACGAAATGAGCAAAGACAAAAAGCTGCTCAGTTGAAAGAAAAGTTTGCTGAAATTGAAGCTCTGTTGAATACCACCAAAACAGATTTGTCCCATTTAGAAACTACCAAAGTGCAATACGAGAAGGAAGATCACTTGGCTAAGATGGACGCTGATAAAAAGGCGAGCGACTCCTCGCGTATAGCAGCACAATTGCAAAATTTCCAGAAATCCGGCGGCACTACCAATGTCTTCGGCAGGAATATGGAACGTTTGAAGCGCCGTGTTGATGAAGAACACAACAGAGgacgatttttgcaaaaaccaATTGGTCCGATTggtgaatttattaaagtaaaagACCCAACGTGGATTCCAGCTGTTGAGAATATTCTGGCGCCATTAAGCGCTTTTTGTGCTGACAATGGACAAGATGCAAAATTATTGGGGAACATTATTCAGGAAATTTACGGCAAAGAAACTAGGCCTACTATATTTTGCAGCAAATTCCATAATCGTGTTCACGACGTCAGCAGAAAATGTGTTCGTGATCAAAATTACTCGAATTTATTCGACATAATGGAGATTTCTAACACTGTTGTTGCAAACTGCATTATTGATCAGAAAGAACCGGAATGTCTGCTGTTGATACCAACCAGTGAAGCAGCAAAAGAATTGCTCTCAAAAGCAAGAAATGTTCCGCGTAATTGCAAGCGTGCTACTACCAAAAAAGGcgatatattttttccagATCCTATGTATCGTACTTATGGTGGAAAAGTTGGCAAGGCTAACTTTCTTCAGGTATCAACTACTGAAGTTATACAAAGATTGAAAGAAGAATACGTTGCCGcggaagaagaaaaaaaaatcgcttaTAATGATTACAAAGTTAAGCACGATCAGCTGTTGGTTAATATTAAGTCTTGTTCTGAGTTGCAGGCGAAAATAAAAGATCTGAGCATTCTCAAGGAACGAGTTAGGCGACAGATTGCTGATTTGGAAGAAGCGCTTCAGGAAGATTTGAATGATAATTGTGCGGTATTCAAGGCTGATAAACTTAAATTGGAAGCTCTATTAAAAGGTAAAGAAAATGAGCATGCAAAATTGTTGGAGGAAAAAGCTCAGATTGAGAATGAGTTGAAGAAACTTGCAGTTGAGTTGAAggcttgtcaaaaaaatactgCGACTAGAGGTGATAAAGTTGCGGAGGTAAACGAAAAGATTCAGAAATTACAGGCTGAAAGAGCTCAGATCAACAGTAGCTTCAGTGgtgttaaaaaaagaattgaaagTACGCGCCAGGAGTTGGATACTgctcttgaagagtgtaacaAACAGCGACAGAGAACATCAAATGTTGTTAATGCTGCGCAGAGAGTTGGCGAGCGAATTCAGACACAAAGATCACCAACGCAGCTTCAGCGATTGATCCAGGTTCTGGGAACAGAGATTGAGAGGGTACAACATGATGTTGGCTCTAAAGAAGAACTTGAAAATTTGCTGGTTCTTAAGCAAAAGAAAAGTGCAGACATTATTGAGCTGCACAATGGCTTGCAGAAAGTTAACAGGCAGCATCACCGTAGAGTTGACCAACGGAGAGAAGAGTTtcagaaaatgaaaaaatttatggcGCGTAAAGTTAAACAGGAGTTCTTGAATATAATCAGCCTTAGGCATTTTGATGGTTCTCTTATTGttgattatataaataaaaaagttaagcTTGAAGTTATTCCGTCTACTACGGACAAACAAGCTTCTAATGCCGTACACACGTTGTCTGGTGGTGAAAGATCGTACTCAACAGCTGCGTTTGTCCTTGCACTCTGGGAGTGTACCACTTTGCCATTCTACTTTCTTGATGAAATTGACGTTTTTATg gACAAAGTGAACAGGAAAACAGTTTATGACTTGTTGTTGCATCACGCTAGCATTCACCCAGAACGGCAGTTCGGCTTTCTCACTCCTCTTGATGCTTCTATCTTCAAAGGCAGTGCCACTGTTAAGATTTTgag actTGCACCACCAAACCGTGGTACTCAATCACAATCACAAACGCAACAACCAACTCAACAGAATCAAGAAGATGATTAG